One segment of Panicum virgatum strain AP13 chromosome 1K, P.virgatum_v5, whole genome shotgun sequence DNA contains the following:
- the LOC120698530 gene encoding dehydrogenase/reductase SDR family member FEY-like encodes MAGDLRHRRAPAEDGGESASSAGEGAAASGKDGAGEPRGKREALGWLEWGRGWMAIVGEFLFQRIAASHLANPLELPPLEGVSIIVTGATSGIGLEIARQLTQAGAHVVMAVRRPKVAQELIQKWQNESSETGAPLNAEVMELDLLSLDSVVKFADAWNARMAPLHVLINNAGIFAIGEPQRFSKDGHEEHMQVNHLAPALLAMLLIPSLLRGSPCRIVNVNSIMHTVGFVDAEDMNLRKRKYRSWLGYSNSKLAQIKFSSMLHKRIPAEAGINIICASPGIVDTNVARDLPKVVVAAYHLIPYFIFDAQEGSRSTIFAASDPQVLEYCEMLKSEDWPVCACINYDCNPMNASEEAHNLETSQLVWEKTLEMIGLPPDALEKLIAGESIQCRYGQQEA; translated from the exons atGGCCGGCGacctgcgccaccgccgcgcgccggcggaggaCGGGGGCGAGAGCGCCTCCTCAGCCGGGGAGGGAGCCGCCGCCAGCGGCAAGGATGGGGCGGGGGAGCCGAGGGGGAAGAGGGAGGCGCTGGGGTGGCTCGAATGGGGCCGCGGCTGGATGGCCATCGTGGGGGAGTTCCTCTTCCAGCGCATCGCCGCCAGCCACCTCGCCAACCCGCTCGAGCTGCCCCCGCTCGAGGGCGTCTCCATCATCGTCACCGGCGCCACCAGCGGCATCGGCCTCGAGATCGCAAG ACAACTCACACAGGCCGGGGCACATGTTGTGATGGCAGTTAGGAGACCCAAGGTGGCACAAGAGTTGATTCAGAAATGGCAGAATGAAAGTTCAGAAACAGGAGCTCCACTAAATGCTGAG GTGATGGAACTTGACCTGCTTTCCCTCGATTCGGTTGTCAAATTTGCTGATGCTTGGAATGCTCGTATGGCACCCTTACACGTGTTGATCAACAATGCTGGAATCTTCGCTATAGGAG AGCCACAGCGTTTTTCAAAGGATGGTCACGAAGAGCACATGCAAGTAAACCATCTTGCACCTGCATTACTGGCGATGTTGCTTATACCTTCCCTTCTCCGAGGTTCTCCCTGCAGAATTGTTAATGTCAATTCAATT ATGCACACTGTAGGCTTTGTTGATGCTGAGGATATGAACTTGAGAAAGAGGAAATATAGAAGTTGGCTGGGATATTCAAATAGCAAGTTGGCACAG ATAAAATTTAGCAGCATGCTTCATAAGAGAATCCCTGCAGAAGCTGGCATCAACATTATTTGCGCTTCTCCTGGGATTGTCGACACGAATGTT GCAAGAGATCTTCCTAAGGTTGTTGTAGCTGCCTATCATTTGATTCCCTACTTCATATTTGATGCTCAAGAAG GTTCTAGGAGTACAATATTTGCAGCATCTGACCCCCAGGTTCTGGAATACTGTGAGATGCTGAAGTCTGAAGACTGGCCTGTTTGCGCTTGCATTAATTACGATTGTAATCCAATGAATGCATCTGAAGAGGCACACAACCTTGAAACTTCGCAGTTGGTTTGGGAGAAAACACTTGAGATGATTGGCCTTCCGCCAGATGCCCTGGAGAAGCTCATCGCTGGGGAATCCATTCAGTGCCGTTATGGACAACAGGAGGCATAA